Proteins from one Sulfurovum sp. TSL1 genomic window:
- a CDS encoding NAD(P)/FAD-dependent oxidoreductase: MSKYDLIVVGSGAAGMMAAITAARAGKSVLLLEKLSKIGAKLKATGGGRCNLTNTLSNEEFMARFGRDGRFMTPALETLDHKALMAFFKELGVESHAPDGYRVFPVTHSSSTIIHAMEQEMQHLGVKVLCSQKAETLEHDGKKVTGVKTATDTFRGDNVVIATGGMGYPVLGAEGDGYPMAESVGHKVTDLYPAMMPLKTKESWVKNCRADTIAKVAMRVDMKKYKKLSAKGDLIFTKDGIRGPVVLDFSREITPLLGKFDEVPILANFTKGMNEEQIRDHFKLELAKDPHRNTLQLLQTLLPESVGLELCKLAEVDPSLALNKQAGTARDKLIKLLAWTPLTIIGHDGFKMAMITRGGIHLKEIDPYTMQSRKIKGLYFCGEIMNLDGPCGGYNLQWSFASGYLAGQLHH; the protein is encoded by the coding sequence GTGTCAAAGTATGATCTTATCGTAGTGGGTTCCGGGGCAGCGGGTATGATGGCTGCCATTACTGCTGCACGTGCAGGCAAATCTGTACTTCTTCTCGAAAAACTCTCCAAGATAGGCGCAAAACTCAAAGCGACAGGCGGAGGACGCTGTAACCTGACCAACACACTTTCCAATGAAGAGTTTATGGCACGATTTGGCCGTGACGGACGTTTTATGACACCTGCTCTTGAGACTTTGGATCATAAAGCACTGATGGCATTTTTCAAAGAGCTCGGTGTGGAGAGCCATGCTCCCGATGGCTACAGGGTCTTCCCTGTCACGCATAGTTCTTCAACCATCATTCATGCGATGGAACAGGAGATGCAGCACCTTGGTGTCAAAGTGTTGTGCTCACAAAAAGCTGAGACATTGGAGCATGATGGCAAGAAAGTGACGGGAGTCAAGACGGCCACAGATACATTTAGAGGTGACAACGTTGTGATCGCCACTGGCGGGATGGGTTACCCCGTATTGGGTGCTGAGGGTGACGGCTATCCTATGGCTGAGTCTGTAGGACATAAGGTGACCGACCTCTACCCTGCCATGATGCCGCTCAAGACCAAAGAGAGCTGGGTGAAAAACTGCAGGGCAGATACCATAGCAAAAGTCGCTATGCGTGTTGATATGAAAAAATATAAAAAACTCTCTGCCAAAGGAGATCTTATCTTTACCAAAGACGGCATACGCGGTCCTGTGGTCCTGGATTTTTCCAGGGAGATCACCCCGCTGTTGGGTAAATTTGACGAAGTGCCGATACTTGCCAACTTTACCAAAGGGATGAACGAAGAGCAGATCCGTGACCATTTCAAACTAGAACTGGCCAAAGATCCCCACCGTAACACGCTGCAACTGCTTCAAACCCTGCTTCCTGAGTCTGTAGGTTTGGAACTCTGTAAACTTGCAGAGGTTGACCCTTCACTGGCTTTGAACAAACAGGCAGGAACTGCAAGAGACAAGCTCATTAAACTTCTGGCATGGACACCGCTTACTATCATTGGGCACGACGGTTTTAAAATGGCTATGATCACACGCGGAGGCATTCATCTCAAAGAGATAGACCCCTACACCATGCAAAGCAGGAAAATAAAAGGACTCTATTTCTGCGGGGAGATCATGAACCTTGACGGTCCCTGCGGCGGATATAACCTTCAATGGTCATTTGCCAGCGGATATTTGGCAGGACAATTGCATCATTAA
- a CDS encoding EF-hand domain-containing protein, with the protein MKNVIMIGLLASAAWAADFSQMSTEEMMNMRGSVPVDDRPDFREEMQKRMQSMTPEERQKYMQTTGMGMGMGKSGKGNYCARMQPTFEEYDLNNDGKITQSELEEARAKRMSQKAEEGKMLRNAGKAPAFADMDKNNDGALNKEEFQLHQKEWKKQKCVGNGPAAGMGQGQGMMRNASSFAEIDTNNDGVISQEEFSVHQTQRMQNKGNCPSGNCP; encoded by the coding sequence ATGAAAAATGTAATAATGATAGGACTGTTGGCTTCAGCAGCGTGGGCTGCAGATTTTTCTCAAATGAGTACAGAAGAGATGATGAACATGCGTGGAAGTGTACCTGTGGATGACCGTCCTGATTTTCGAGAAGAGATGCAAAAACGTATGCAAAGCATGACTCCCGAAGAACGACAAAAATATATGCAGACAACAGGCATGGGAATGGGTATGGGCAAAAGCGGAAAGGGTAACTATTGTGCCCGTATGCAGCCCACGTTTGAAGAATATGATCTCAACAATGACGGTAAGATTACCCAAAGTGAATTGGAAGAGGCACGGGCAAAACGTATGAGCCAGAAAGCCGAAGAGGGTAAAATGTTGAGAAATGCAGGAAAGGCTCCGGCATTTGCCGATATGGATAAAAACAACGATGGTGCATTGAACAAAGAGGAATTTCAACTACATCAGAAAGAATGGAAGAAGCAAAAATGTGTAGGGAATGGTCCAGCTGCAGGTATGGGACAAGGTCAGGGGATGATGAGAAATGCATCCAGTTTTGCAGAGATCGATACCAATAATGATGGTGTCATAAGCCAAGAGGAATTCAGTGTACACCAAACGCAGAGAATGCAAAATAAAGGAAATTGTCCGTCAGGGAATTGTCCCTAG
- a CDS encoding EF-hand domain-containing protein, which produces MKKLIIIALFASGAWAIDQPTFSEFDLNNDGKITQSELDQARTIRMEQRAVEGRKLKNAGEAHSFEEIDADNDGFISEKEFLLHKTIHHTQACITFG; this is translated from the coding sequence ATGAAAAAGCTAATAATCATAGCACTGTTCGCTTCGGGTGCATGGGCTATAGATCAACCTACGTTTTCCGAATTTGATCTTAACAATGATGGCAAGATCACCCAAAGTGAATTGGATCAAGCTCGTACTATTCGTATGGAGCAGAGGGCCGTTGAAGGCCGAAAGCTAAAAAATGCAGGAGAAGCTCATTCATTTGAAGAGATAGATGCCGATAACGATGGATTTATCAGTGAAAAAGAGTTTCTTTTACATAAAACGATACATCATACTCAAGCCTGTATCACCTTTGGCTAA
- a CDS encoding class I SAM-dependent methyltransferase, which yields MTFTIQSMQEIITTLSMKAKVCEAGKIFCFEIVDPDLGEGYAGEVLEIKGESYIYRGYKAWTDLAELLMCKMMTPQKSTYPRIRLTFKKLERQSSFHTAGPSSSKEEKYGVDSHFSQIHKMEEPAFLYYYTQALQNAKLNQRRSILNLGINTGDEFSVIKNSLDIHTYEKMKLVGVDHSKSAINYAESCFPEENVTLYAHDINDLERLDLGRFDLLVSIGTLQSPSINFKPFFMSLVQNHLEKDAAVILGFPNSRWIGGEMIYGAKAPNYAMSEMSLLFNDVIFCKKYLQQKKFRVTLTGKQYIFLTATKII from the coding sequence TTGACATTTACTATCCAATCCATGCAGGAGATCATCACAACACTTAGTATGAAGGCAAAAGTGTGTGAAGCAGGCAAAATCTTCTGTTTTGAAATAGTTGATCCTGATCTTGGAGAAGGCTATGCAGGTGAAGTATTGGAGATAAAAGGAGAAAGCTATATTTACCGGGGCTACAAAGCATGGACAGACCTGGCAGAACTTTTAATGTGCAAAATGATGACTCCACAAAAAAGTACCTATCCTCGGATTAGACTTACTTTTAAAAAGCTGGAGAGACAAAGCTCTTTTCATACAGCAGGACCCTCAAGTTCGAAAGAAGAAAAATACGGTGTGGACTCCCATTTTTCGCAAATTCACAAAATGGAAGAACCTGCATTTCTTTACTATTACACACAAGCCCTGCAAAATGCCAAGTTAAACCAAAGAAGATCGATCTTGAACCTCGGCATCAATACAGGAGATGAGTTCAGTGTCATCAAAAACAGTTTAGACATACACACCTATGAAAAAATGAAGCTAGTAGGAGTGGACCACTCAAAATCTGCCATCAACTATGCTGAAAGCTGTTTTCCCGAAGAGAATGTGACACTGTATGCACATGACATCAATGATCTAGAGCGTTTAGACCTGGGACGGTTCGATCTACTTGTAAGCATAGGCACACTGCAAAGTCCAAGTATCAACTTCAAGCCTTTTTTTATGTCATTGGTGCAAAACCATCTTGAAAAAGATGCTGCTGTCATCTTGGGTTTTCCGAACAGTCGATGGATAGGGGGAGAGATGATCTATGGGGCCAAAGCACCCAATTATGCCATGAGTGAAATGTCACTGCTCTTTAATGATGTCATTTTTTGTAAAAAATATTTGCAGCAGAAGAAGTTCAGGGTCACACTTACAGGAAAGCAGTACATTTTTTTAACTGCCACAAAGATAATTTGA
- a CDS encoding DUF3365 domain-containing protein, which translates to MKLQLFMASLLCTAGIHASQSHGTKTLSESQEGIKYIKMLGGTLKSQLKAQLQADPSGLGAIGFCTAQAQPITDEVNAQLPDYANVRRTSLRTRNSMNKPDEKDIEVMKEIEDSIKHKRAAAMMIRKVNTKEATRYYKPLVIEAACLKCHGENISPEIQAVIQESYPDENASHYTLGAFRGVIVSEIKKR; encoded by the coding sequence ATGAAATTACAACTATTTATGGCATCTTTGCTCTGTACGGCTGGTATTCATGCGTCACAGTCCCATGGTACGAAAACGCTCAGTGAATCACAAGAGGGAATCAAATATATCAAAATGCTTGGCGGTACACTGAAAAGTCAATTGAAAGCACAACTCCAAGCAGATCCAAGTGGTTTGGGTGCTATTGGTTTCTGTACTGCGCAAGCACAGCCTATTACAGACGAGGTCAATGCACAGCTTCCGGACTATGCCAATGTAAGAAGAACTTCTCTTAGAACAAGAAACAGTATGAACAAGCCTGATGAAAAAGATATTGAGGTGATGAAAGAGATCGAGGATTCGATCAAGCATAAAAGAGCTGCAGCCATGATGATAAGAAAAGTGAACACCAAAGAGGCCACACGTTACTACAAACCATTGGTAATAGAAGCAGCATGTCTAAAGTGTCACGGTGAGAACATCTCTCCTGAGATACAAGCAGTGATCCAGGAATCATATCCTGATGAGAATGCCAGTCATTACACTTTAGGTGCATTTAGAGGAGTCATTGTCTCTGAGATCAAAAAACGTTAA
- a CDS encoding cache domain-containing protein yields the protein MKKIISALFIFILASSAWTEEAVRNQQTAVPKTTLNAASNYLDSVLMNTLRSLELIASTPEAKNGDWKGIKHYLKQLKEVTPGVYFYVMPDGNYYSVTLDYTNLNLSNRDYFKSLFAGNPVMGFPIYSRSSGKKSALMAAPIITTDGKATGALGASVFLDELHDKLNREFSLPDAYTWFVLNSEGMMMLDNDSDFIFMNALKQGSESLHDAVSEALKMQSGPVQYQLDSLRHGYYQKLPNMDWWMFLAKIEGSKAAPPPQLKLSLDRFVPDLQSRLNTIDASLAALIEKSRVDVKKESEIRRLLNTLLDETADIVEASFVDAKGVMRYVEPREYKNFENTDINSQEHVKAMLQQPAPMLSRGFTAVEHFTAVVISRPLYDSTKTFSGSINLLIRPELLVDSLLKNMTIPDDYELWIMQPDGMIIYDQDKGEIGRMLFSDPIYSGYGNLLKLSKKIVSAPTGEGSYIYLSPESNEKAIKNAIWQSVRLHNREWRVVLAYRPYEEK from the coding sequence ATGAAAAAGATCATTTCAGCACTGTTTATTTTCATCCTGGCAAGCTCAGCGTGGACAGAAGAAGCTGTCCGAAACCAGCAGACGGCAGTTCCCAAGACCACACTCAATGCAGCATCGAACTATCTTGATTCTGTGTTGATGAATACGCTTAGGTCTCTTGAACTGATTGCCTCTACTCCGGAGGCCAAAAACGGTGACTGGAAAGGGATCAAGCACTACCTGAAACAGCTGAAAGAGGTTACGCCAGGGGTCTATTTCTATGTTATGCCCGATGGAAACTACTACTCCGTGACACTCGATTACACCAATCTAAATCTTAGCAACCGGGATTATTTCAAGTCGCTCTTTGCCGGAAATCCAGTGATGGGTTTTCCTATCTACAGCAGATCCTCCGGGAAGAAGTCAGCTCTGATGGCTGCACCCATCATAACAACGGATGGCAAAGCGACCGGTGCACTCGGTGCCTCGGTCTTCCTGGATGAGCTGCATGATAAACTCAACCGCGAATTTTCCCTGCCAGATGCGTACACGTGGTTTGTACTGAACTCCGAGGGGATGATGATGCTTGACAACGACAGTGATTTCATTTTCATGAATGCTCTCAAACAGGGGAGTGAATCACTGCATGATGCCGTTTCAGAAGCCCTAAAAATGCAAAGCGGTCCCGTACAGTATCAGCTCGACAGCCTCCGTCATGGATATTACCAGAAACTGCCAAATATGGATTGGTGGATGTTCCTTGCTAAGATTGAGGGATCAAAGGCGGCGCCCCCGCCACAGCTGAAACTTTCGCTTGATCGCTTTGTACCCGATCTGCAAAGCCGCTTGAACACTATTGACGCATCACTGGCAGCATTGATCGAAAAAAGCAGGGTGGATGTCAAAAAAGAGAGTGAGATCAGGAGACTTCTCAATACACTCCTTGATGAGACCGCCGATATTGTAGAAGCCTCTTTTGTCGATGCGAAGGGGGTCATGCGTTACGTAGAACCACGCGAATACAAGAACTTCGAGAATACGGATATTAACTCCCAGGAGCATGTAAAGGCCATGCTGCAACAACCTGCACCTATGCTCAGCAGGGGATTTACGGCAGTCGAACATTTTACGGCAGTGGTCATATCCCGTCCGCTTTATGACAGTACAAAAACATTCTCAGGTTCCATCAACCTGCTGATCCGACCCGAACTTCTGGTCGACTCCCTGCTTAAAAACATGACCATTCCCGATGACTATGAACTCTGGATCATGCAGCCTGACGGCATGATCATCTACGACCAGGATAAAGGAGAGATCGGCAGGATGCTCTTCAGCGATCCTATCTATAGTGGCTACGGAAATCTGCTAAAACTGAGCAAGAAGATCGTCTCTGCTCCCACCGGTGAAGGAAGCTACATCTATCTTTCACCCGAGTCCAACGAAAAGGCCATAAAAAACGCTATCTGGCAGAGTGTCAGACTCCATAACCGAGAATGGCGGGTCGTTCTGGCCTATCGTCCTTATGAAGAGAAATAG
- a CDS encoding class I SAM-dependent methyltransferase, whose product METKVDHFADKSKTWDMNSKRVQNAQGIAELIVNNIKLDKSMELMDFGAGTGLLSYFVAPYVEKIVAVDNSPSMLREFQNKCGQFSCNTEVIEKDLSTDTLERKFDGIISSMTIHHLEDIPALFAKFYSMLDEHGFIAIADLDSEDGTFHSDNEGVFHYGFDRHLLAEYAQEAGFKDVTFSLANKIAKPHAEFTVFLMTAKK is encoded by the coding sequence ATGGAAACAAAAGTTGATCATTTTGCAGATAAATCAAAAACATGGGACATGAACAGTAAACGTGTACAGAATGCACAAGGTATAGCGGAATTAATAGTAAATAATATAAAGTTGGATAAATCCATGGAACTTATGGATTTCGGTGCAGGTACAGGGCTTTTAAGCTACTTTGTTGCACCGTATGTAGAGAAAATAGTAGCGGTAGACAACTCACCTTCTATGCTACGGGAATTTCAAAATAAGTGTGGTCAATTTTCATGTAATACTGAAGTGATAGAGAAAGATCTGAGTACTGATACACTTGAACGAAAGTTCGATGGCATCATTTCATCTATGACGATCCACCATTTAGAAGATATTCCTGCCCTCTTTGCAAAGTTCTATAGCATGCTTGATGAGCATGGATTTATTGCAATTGCTGATCTGGACAGTGAAGATGGTACTTTCCACAGTGACAATGAAGGTGTCTTCCATTATGGTTTTGATCGACATTTACTTGCCGAGTATGCCCAGGAAGCAGGATTCAAAGATGTGACCTTCAGTTTAGCCAACAAAATAGCTAAACCACATGCAGAATTTACCGTTTTTTTAATGACAGCGAAAAAATAA
- a CDS encoding TetR/AcrR family transcriptional regulator yields the protein MNEQSVSSSPTKGSKTKDKILKISLKLFSTKGYKATTVRDIAGAMDMKQSALYNHFKNKDEILETLVSELTSSAIVTIFSDKEASELYRQGKSLLMSIATTFKLIGFDGQNEALLKLLMQEIYRNERIREIYNEYFYQENVKKLSSLFFMMMQDEMIKSSDPLLLANEFFSPLFFYQMQVSLLKLDKKSTSAVVSMFEKHVDFFWDNIKLEKQETLF from the coding sequence ATGAACGAGCAGAGCGTTAGTTCTTCCCCTACTAAAGGAAGTAAAACCAAAGATAAAATACTCAAAATATCCCTGAAACTCTTTTCAACTAAAGGATATAAGGCAACAACGGTTAGAGATATCGCTGGGGCTATGGATATGAAACAAAGCGCGCTTTATAACCACTTTAAGAACAAGGATGAGATCCTTGAAACATTGGTAAGTGAACTTACCTCTTCTGCAATAGTCACTATATTTAGCGATAAAGAGGCCTCAGAGCTTTATAGACAAGGAAAGTCTCTCTTAATGTCTATTGCCACTACTTTTAAGCTTATAGGCTTTGATGGGCAAAATGAGGCGCTTTTAAAGCTATTGATGCAGGAGATCTACAGAAATGAACGGATCAGAGAGATCTATAATGAGTATTTCTACCAGGAGAACGTTAAAAAGCTCTCAAGCCTCTTCTTTATGATGATGCAGGATGAGATGATCAAGTCCTCAGACCCACTTTTACTGGCAAATGAGTTCTTTTCTCCCCTATTTTTCTATCAAATGCAGGTTTCTTTGCTAAAATTAGATAAAAAATCGACCTCTGCAGTCGTTTCTATGTTTGAAAAACATGTAGATTTCTTCTGGGATAATATAAAACTGGAAAAACAAGAGACACTGTTTTAG
- a CDS encoding GGDEF domain-containing protein, with translation MNINNFLHSGFKFTGDENLQQFKFKMLNSILIIVVFFSLLFALLSDLGMNDIGPIHTKVNYVYSFLTLMLIYFLRLSKQNDTAASHALLMISLITFTSALIFVPQDEFRIIWFYLLIFVAYIINGKISGLLYTLASITIILIANFTIDLHLSNVAIHSAILGLIIGSFLSDVYTSKINNYESSLKQQNSSLSILASTDYLTGVMNRRMFNQISEHYFDTAQQGHLSLTLLLLDLDHFKKINDTYGHQTGDQLLISFVQTVKNLLRKSDIFSRIGGEEFAILLSQIDKQDAYLLAEKIRKAVENITVHYEGHNVYVRTSIGIAQNSATDSSFDDIFSRSDMALYKAKKEGRNRTCCAAFSEHDINCPQPLEQAERLDFSI, from the coding sequence ATGAATATAAACAATTTTTTACATAGTGGTTTTAAGTTTACCGGTGATGAAAACCTTCAGCAGTTTAAATTTAAAATGCTGAATTCTATTTTGATCATTGTCGTTTTTTTTTCTCTTCTTTTTGCTTTGCTGAGTGACTTAGGTATGAATGACATAGGTCCTATTCATACCAAAGTGAATTATGTGTATAGTTTTCTGACACTGATGCTTATTTATTTTCTCCGACTTTCCAAACAAAATGATACAGCTGCATCACACGCTCTACTTATGATCTCATTGATCACATTTACATCAGCACTTATTTTTGTACCACAGGATGAGTTTAGGATCATATGGTTCTACCTGTTGATTTTTGTTGCGTATATAATCAATGGAAAAATAAGCGGTCTGCTCTATACATTGGCATCAATAACGATTATACTGATCGCCAATTTCACTATCGATCTGCATCTATCGAATGTGGCTATTCATTCAGCTATTTTGGGGCTGATCATAGGTAGCTTTTTATCTGATGTGTATACCAGTAAAATCAACAATTATGAAAGCAGTTTAAAACAGCAAAACAGCAGTTTAAGTATATTGGCTTCTACAGATTATCTGACAGGCGTTATGAATAGACGTATGTTCAATCAGATCTCCGAACACTATTTTGATACAGCACAGCAGGGTCATTTGAGTTTGACACTTTTGTTACTCGACCTGGATCACTTTAAAAAGATCAATGATACATACGGTCATCAAACCGGAGATCAACTATTGATATCTTTTGTTCAAACTGTCAAAAACCTTTTAAGAAAAAGTGACATATTCTCCCGTATAGGCGGTGAAGAATTTGCAATACTTCTTTCTCAAATAGATAAACAAGATGCTTATCTTTTGGCTGAAAAAATTCGTAAAGCAGTTGAAAATATCACGGTTCACTATGAAGGTCATAATGTGTATGTGAGAACCTCTATCGGTATCGCCCAGAACAGTGCAACAGACAGTTCATTTGATGATATTTTTTCTCGTTCTGACATGGCACTCTATAAAGCCAAAAAAGAGGGACGAAACCGTACATGTTGTGCAGCATTTTCAGAGCATGATATCAATTGTCCACAACCATTAGAACAGGCTGAAAGGTTGGATTTTTCTATCTAA
- a CDS encoding aldo/keto reductase produces the protein MQYRYIGKTGLRVSPICMGTMTFGTQCDKKEAFAIMDKAYDHGVNFYDTAELYPVPPDAKLAGITEEWVGEWMKTKERDSIILATKVAGAASGWFVPPIRHGMTAMDRFHIERAIEGSLKRLKTDYIDLYQMHWPDTVVPIEESLEAFDRLVKAGKVRYIGTSNDTAYGTSKALMTSQYKSYARFESIQNNFSLLNRRFLDELSTLAQKEQVSLLPYSPLAGGVLSGKYNQGLRPEDAKGRFATYLKSPNQRQRIMAQRFMNDKTLASTQKYLKIAADAGLHPVTLATAWSKQFDFVASTIIGATHADQLDASLAAINLTLSDEVLNACDKVHEEILYPMG, from the coding sequence ATGCAATATAGATACATAGGAAAAACCGGACTTCGTGTCTCACCTATCTGTATGGGGACCATGACCTTTGGGACACAGTGTGACAAAAAAGAAGCGTTTGCCATCATGGATAAAGCCTATGATCATGGGGTGAACTTCTATGACACCGCTGAACTCTACCCTGTTCCACCCGATGCAAAACTTGCGGGTATTACGGAAGAGTGGGTAGGTGAATGGATGAAAACAAAAGAACGTGATTCTATCATCCTGGCTACCAAAGTAGCCGGTGCTGCAAGTGGCTGGTTCGTTCCTCCTATCCGTCATGGCATGACGGCCATGGACAGATTTCATATAGAACGTGCGATAGAAGGAAGTCTGAAACGACTCAAAACAGATTACATTGACCTTTACCAGATGCATTGGCCAGATACTGTTGTTCCTATCGAGGAGTCACTAGAAGCATTTGACAGACTGGTAAAAGCGGGAAAGGTCCGTTATATAGGAACCTCCAATGACACAGCTTATGGTACAAGCAAAGCCCTGATGACCTCGCAGTACAAAAGCTACGCACGCTTTGAGTCCATACAGAACAACTTTTCGCTGTTAAACCGAAGATTTTTGGATGAGCTATCCACCCTTGCTCAAAAGGAACAGGTGTCACTGCTACCCTACTCACCGCTAGCAGGAGGGGTGCTTTCAGGAAAATACAACCAGGGACTAAGACCAGAAGATGCCAAAGGAAGATTTGCAACCTACCTGAAGTCCCCTAACCAAAGACAACGCATCATGGCTCAGCGTTTTATGAATGACAAAACACTGGCATCCACGCAAAAATACTTAAAAATAGCAGCAGATGCAGGACTGCACCCGGTCACACTTGCGACAGCCTGGTCCAAACAGTTCGATTTCGTGGCTTCCACCATCATAGGGGCAACCCATGCCGATCAGCTTGATGCTTCGCTTGCAGCGATAAATCTCACGCTCAGTGATGAAGTGTTAAATGCCTGCGACAAAGTACATGAAGAGATACTCTACCCTATGGGGTAA
- a CDS encoding type IV pilus twitching motility protein PilT — protein MPLTQNIKERLDSWLHMLIEANGADLHIKSGSQIHARVKSDIVLLSNEKLDTKSIEELVKMLTGDAYDEFLKTKEFDGAYGLDENYRFRINIFMHLTGFALAFRLIPSYIKTIEELNLPAALHKLTHLRRGLVLVTGTTGSGKSTTLSSVIEEINKIYPRHIITVEDPIEYVHNDIQSIVEQRELGLHTTSFSRALRAAMREDPDIIVVGEMRDIATAESILQAVNTGHLVFSTVHTLDARETVDRIIAIFPNEEQNRVRETLAATLEAVISQRLIRSTSGEMIPAVEMMFKSPQIQELIRKKRDHEIPDALEKEHTSYGSISFNHALFDLALAEKITEEQAYQYASSPADLKLMFTVSTEYEEKFHPESKGDAPLLKEE, from the coding sequence ATGCCTTTAACACAAAATATAAAAGAGAGATTGGATTCTTGGCTGCATATGCTGATCGAGGCGAATGGTGCTGACCTCCATATTAAATCGGGTAGCCAGATACATGCGCGTGTAAAAAGTGACATTGTGCTTTTATCTAACGAAAAACTAGATACAAAGAGCATTGAAGAACTTGTGAAAATGTTGACAGGTGATGCGTATGACGAGTTCCTGAAAACAAAAGAATTTGATGGTGCCTATGGACTTGATGAAAATTACCGTTTCCGTATCAATATTTTTATGCATCTCACTGGTTTTGCACTGGCCTTCCGTCTTATACCTTCCTATATCAAAACCATAGAAGAGCTGAACCTCCCTGCTGCCTTACATAAACTCACTCATCTTAGACGTGGTCTTGTTCTGGTCACAGGAACAACCGGAAGCGGAAAGTCCACAACCCTTTCTAGTGTTATAGAAGAGATCAATAAAATATATCCACGTCACATCATCACTGTTGAAGATCCTATAGAGTATGTACATAATGATATACAATCTATCGTAGAGCAACGAGAACTGGGATTGCATACGACCAGTTTTTCTCGTGCATTACGTGCAGCAATGCGTGAGGACCCTGATATTATTGTGGTTGGTGAAATGCGTGATATCGCAACAGCTGAAAGTATTTTACAAGCTGTCAATACTGGGCATCTTGTCTTTTCAACTGTCCATACGTTGGATGCTAGAGAAACTGTTGACCGCATCATCGCTATTTTCCCAAATGAGGAACAGAACCGTGTACGTGAAACCCTTGCAGCAACCTTGGAGGCTGTGATTTCTCAACGTCTCATAAGAAGTACATCCGGAGAGATGATACCTGCTGTAGAAATGATGTTTAAAAGTCCTCAAATCCAGGAACTGATTCGAAAGAAACGTGATCATGAAATCCCGGATGCACTTGAAAAAGAGCATACCAGCTATGGTTCCATTAGCTTTAATCATGCACTTTTTGATCTTGCATTGGCAGAGAAGATCACAGAAGAACAGGCATACCAGTATGCAAGCAGTCCTGCTGACCTTAAATTGATGTTCACCGTCAGTACCGAGTATGAAGAAAAATTCCACCCGGAGTCCAAAGGTGATGCGCCTTTACTGAAAGAGGAATGA